A section of the Ruania halotolerans genome encodes:
- a CDS encoding ABC transporter permease has protein sequence MSAPASSSTDAPARQLVAATRRGATFPRVVAAEWTKLTSLRSSYLLAAATIAVSGALTYVSANASSGDPGFDPLGSLTSALVLSPVSLMVLGVLIGTGEFSTGTFRATFTAVPRRLPVLAAQVVVTAAFALLTSLLAVGAAVAGILPAAGSRGITPNLMGEGTVLILAGMVCYLVGMAMFGMAIGALLRRPARAVLAAVTLTLVLPVVLMLAADMATDPMAMSESGGPSTAQTVVNTAVTFSPSGAGSLLTTPEGSGIDGAPDLGPGGGAGVLGAWILLPLAGAAAALRTRDVT, from the coding sequence GTGAGCGCGCCCGCCTCGTCGTCCACCGACGCTCCCGCCCGTCAGCTGGTTGCAGCGACCCGTCGTGGTGCGACCTTTCCACGGGTCGTGGCCGCGGAGTGGACCAAGCTCACCAGTCTGCGGTCCTCGTACCTGCTCGCAGCCGCCACGATCGCGGTGTCCGGAGCGCTCACCTATGTGTCAGCGAACGCTTCCTCCGGTGATCCAGGCTTCGACCCGCTTGGCTCGCTCACCTCGGCGCTCGTTCTTTCCCCGGTCAGCCTCATGGTGCTGGGCGTGCTGATAGGGACGGGGGAATTCAGCACGGGCACCTTCCGCGCGACTTTCACGGCGGTGCCGCGGCGGCTGCCCGTGCTCGCCGCGCAGGTGGTGGTCACCGCCGCGTTCGCGCTCCTGACCTCGCTGCTGGCCGTGGGTGCGGCGGTGGCCGGCATTCTGCCGGCGGCCGGTTCGCGGGGGATCACCCCGAACCTGATGGGGGAGGGAACGGTCCTGATCCTTGCCGGAATGGTGTGCTATCTCGTGGGCATGGCGATGTTTGGTATGGCCATCGGGGCGCTCCTGCGCCGCCCGGCTCGCGCCGTCCTCGCCGCGGTCACGCTGACCCTCGTGTTGCCCGTCGTGCTCATGCTCGCGGCCGATATGGCGACTGATCCGATGGCCATGAGCGAGTCCGGAGGGCCGTCGACGGCGCAGACCGTGGTCAACACCGCCGTCACCTTCTCGCCGAGCGGCGCCGGGTCACTGCTGACCACACCGGAGGGCAGTGGCATCGATGGCGCCCCGGACCTTGGCCCGGGAGGCGGGGCAGGTGTCCTCGGTGCCTGGATCCTCCTCCCGCTCGCGGGGGCCGCGGCGGCCCTGCGCACCCGAGACGTGACCTGA
- a CDS encoding MerR family transcriptional regulator: protein MRIGELAQRTGASIRSLRYYENRGLLAPARTVSGQRQFDESDVHRVSLIRQLLAAGLGTAAIADVLPCMSDPAAQTSLLTARLMKERDRLTKEIEERVTTREALTGLIDAAPPLHT from the coding sequence ATGCGCATCGGTGAACTCGCACAGCGCACCGGAGCGAGCATCCGATCGCTGCGCTACTACGAGAACCGGGGACTGCTCGCACCCGCTCGCACCGTGAGCGGACAGCGGCAGTTCGACGAGTCGGATGTCCATCGGGTCTCCCTCATCCGGCAACTCCTTGCGGCCGGCTTGGGCACCGCGGCCATCGCCGATGTACTGCCGTGCATGTCCGATCCTGCTGCGCAAACGTCTCTGCTCACGGCGCGGTTGATGAAAGAACGGGACCGGCTCACCAAGGAGATCGAGGAGCGAGTCACCACACGTGAGGCACTCACCGGGCTCATTGACGCCGCACCTCCTCTGCATACCTGA
- a CDS encoding response regulator, with protein MTTVLLVDDQALLRMGFRLVIESEPDLEVVGEASDGAVALEQVAALSPDIVLMDIRMPGMDGIEATQRLAVEHPTTRVLVLTTFDVDEYAFAALRAGASGFLLKNARPDELVEAIRTVASGSSVVAPRVVRRMLDLFAAHLPTDADAGHSEDGLDPRLRALTPRELEVLRCVAEGLSNAEIAEHLVLSATTVKTHVGRILAKLGVRDRVQAVIAAYEYGLVGVGEGDGGQHLGR; from the coding sequence ATGACGACGGTGTTGCTGGTGGACGATCAGGCGCTGTTGCGGATGGGCTTTCGCCTCGTGATCGAGTCCGAGCCCGACCTCGAGGTGGTCGGGGAGGCGTCGGACGGTGCAGTCGCGCTCGAGCAGGTAGCGGCACTCTCACCCGACATTGTGCTGATGGACATCCGGATGCCGGGTATGGACGGTATCGAGGCCACGCAGCGCCTGGCAGTGGAACACCCCACCACGAGGGTTCTGGTGCTGACCACCTTCGATGTTGACGAGTACGCCTTCGCCGCGTTGCGCGCGGGAGCGAGTGGATTTCTCCTGAAGAACGCCAGGCCGGACGAGCTGGTGGAGGCGATCCGGACCGTGGCCTCGGGCAGTTCCGTCGTCGCGCCGCGGGTGGTGCGGCGCATGCTCGACTTGTTCGCTGCGCACCTGCCCACCGATGCGGATGCCGGTCACTCTGAGGACGGACTCGATCCTCGCCTTCGAGCGCTCACTCCTCGGGAGCTCGAGGTGCTGCGGTGCGTGGCGGAAGGACTCTCCAATGCGGAGATCGCCGAGCATCTCGTGCTCTCCGCCACCACGGTGAAGACTCACGTCGGCAGGATCCTGGCCAAGCTCGGAGTGCGCGATCGGGTGCAGGCGGTGATCGCCGCGTATGAGTATGGGCTCGTGGGGGTCGGGGAGGGCGACGGCGGTCAGCACCTTGGCCGCTGA
- a CDS encoding histidine kinase: MTIPRAAGSARVQGAGSAPPLTETQVQRRGPLGRLVAAHPRIADAALVVAVLVLGLLTVLFASLTVRGATGLGLYPPDARAAWLIPTVWLAGAAVGAMLVAARRARPMGVTVALCVLAVVSLATAGVLGVVGVCLACALYTVAATRTARTAWISCAAVFVTVSIALWWWQDLGLAEILLWSDPMTTPTGDPFHQLPEPDFSPGRRSASVFLLLALLLLGVAAGSGVRARRLHALGLMERYEAMARDRDNSAALARAAERARIARELHDVVAHSVSVMVALSDGAGAALERAPDSSREALRELSSTGRTALSDMQRVLHVFDPEDADGNAHPELTDTAATDLRTVVERFRVAGLPVTATGLDTGLPQDTSLRLAVVRIVTESLTNVLRHAPGTPSVEVALRRSGEVLEVEILDSGGTRPGTGGGTGRGVVGIRERVALLGGHAEVGPRPGGGWRVRVALPWTGSEDGEHG, from the coding sequence GTGACGATTCCGCGCGCCGCCGGATCCGCGCGCGTTCAGGGCGCGGGCTCGGCCCCGCCACTGACGGAGACGCAGGTCCAGCGGCGGGGGCCGCTGGGTCGTCTGGTCGCCGCTCATCCCCGCATCGCCGACGCGGCCCTTGTTGTCGCCGTGCTGGTGCTCGGATTGCTTACTGTGCTCTTCGCGTCACTGACGGTTCGAGGGGCGACTGGTCTGGGCTTGTACCCGCCGGACGCGCGTGCGGCCTGGTTGATTCCGACCGTGTGGCTCGCCGGCGCGGCCGTCGGGGCGATGCTGGTGGCCGCCCGGCGAGCGCGGCCGATGGGCGTCACAGTGGCGCTGTGCGTCCTGGCGGTGGTCTCACTCGCCACTGCCGGCGTTCTGGGGGTGGTGGGCGTGTGCCTCGCCTGTGCGCTCTACACAGTCGCGGCCACCCGCACGGCGCGTACCGCCTGGATCAGTTGTGCGGCCGTGTTCGTCACGGTGTCGATCGCCCTGTGGTGGTGGCAAGATCTCGGTCTCGCAGAGATTCTGCTCTGGAGCGACCCGATGACCACGCCCACCGGTGATCCGTTCCACCAGCTCCCCGAACCCGACTTCTCGCCAGGGCGCCGATCGGCGTCGGTGTTTCTCCTGCTCGCTCTCTTACTGCTGGGAGTGGCTGCCGGCTCAGGAGTGCGTGCCCGCCGGTTGCACGCCCTCGGGCTCATGGAGCGATACGAGGCGATGGCCCGAGATCGGGACAACAGTGCGGCACTCGCGCGCGCTGCCGAGCGCGCTCGCATCGCACGCGAGCTGCACGATGTCGTCGCACACAGCGTCTCGGTGATGGTGGCCCTGTCCGACGGCGCAGGAGCGGCCCTGGAACGGGCCCCGGACAGTTCACGCGAGGCCCTTCGTGAGCTCTCCAGTACCGGCAGGACGGCCCTGTCGGATATGCAGCGCGTGCTCCACGTGTTCGACCCGGAGGACGCCGACGGCAACGCGCACCCCGAGCTGACGGACACCGCTGCGACCGATCTGAGGACCGTCGTCGAGCGATTCCGGGTGGCTGGCCTACCCGTGACGGCCACCGGACTCGACACCGGACTCCCGCAGGACACCTCACTGCGTCTGGCCGTGGTGCGCATCGTGACCGAGAGCCTGACCAACGTGCTCCGGCACGCCCCGGGCACTCCATCGGTGGAAGTCGCGCTGCGGCGCAGCGGCGAGGTCCTTGAGGTGGAGATCCTCGATTCGGGTGGCACGCGGCCAGGGACAGGCGGCGGAACCGGACGGGGTGTCGTCGGTATCCGCGAGCGGGTTGCGCTCCTGGGGGGCCATGCCGAGGTCGGCCCCCGGCCGGGCGGAGGGTGGCGCGTGCGGGTCGCCTTGCCATGGACCGGTAGTGAGGACGGAGAACACGGATGA
- a CDS encoding MFS transporter, producing the protein MVSTETQVMETVRRWWVLAVVCMAMFMGVLDSTSVYAALPAIARDVGFAPAEIQWVITAYGVAVGGLLLLGGRLADHMGQRRVFMAAVAVFAAASLGCGLAVSSEMLIAARVLQGVGAAVMTPAGLSILMHVFPEGPERNKALGLWGGLGGIGASAGLLLGGVLTDWVGWAWIFYTNVPVCVIVVIVCPVLLPRGVRNRRALDLPGAITATGALVLTLLALFRIAEHGIGPFTLAFGAGAVILTAMFVVIERYSPVPLVPLSIFASRTLVGGNLVILVAGVAVDGLLIIVTLYAQQVLGLSAIQFGLTMAIMTVTSVIAVFAGQHLVTRAGFRRVASGGLVLLAIACVLLSSLTPDGTVVKNLLAGLLVFGAGMGAAFVAGQIAALTGVAQEHAGLAAGVEETSFAVGTTVGAALASAIAIGYATRGNVATPSVAELTEGFGAALLALAAIAALGAVLAVVLLRHVPQEQAIRS; encoded by the coding sequence GTGGTCAGCACTGAAACTCAGGTGATGGAGACGGTACGGCGATGGTGGGTGCTGGCCGTGGTCTGTATGGCGATGTTCATGGGCGTCCTGGACTCCACGAGCGTGTACGCCGCGCTACCGGCTATCGCGCGCGACGTCGGGTTCGCACCGGCGGAGATCCAGTGGGTGATCACGGCCTACGGGGTGGCAGTGGGCGGGCTGCTGCTCTTGGGCGGCCGGTTGGCAGACCATATGGGGCAACGACGGGTGTTCATGGCCGCCGTCGCGGTGTTCGCCGCAGCCTCGCTGGGGTGCGGCCTGGCCGTTTCGAGCGAGATGCTGATCGCCGCACGGGTCCTCCAGGGGGTGGGTGCTGCGGTGATGACACCGGCCGGGCTATCGATCCTGATGCACGTCTTTCCTGAAGGACCTGAGCGCAACAAAGCGCTCGGTCTCTGGGGAGGTTTGGGCGGGATCGGCGCATCAGCCGGACTACTGCTTGGAGGCGTGCTGACTGACTGGGTCGGGTGGGCCTGGATCTTCTACACGAACGTGCCGGTCTGCGTGATCGTGGTGATCGTATGCCCCGTTCTGCTTCCGCGCGGAGTACGCAATAGGCGGGCGCTTGACCTGCCGGGCGCAATCACCGCCACCGGTGCACTAGTGCTGACGCTCTTGGCGTTGTTCCGCATCGCTGAGCACGGAATCGGCCCGTTCACCTTGGCCTTCGGTGCCGGTGCCGTGATCTTGACGGCTATGTTCGTCGTGATCGAGCGGTACAGCCCGGTCCCGCTGGTGCCGCTGAGCATCTTCGCCTCGCGAACGCTCGTCGGCGGCAACCTCGTCATTCTGGTCGCCGGTGTCGCCGTTGATGGTCTGCTGATTATCGTGACCCTCTACGCCCAGCAAGTGCTCGGCCTCTCGGCGATCCAGTTCGGCCTGACGATGGCGATCATGACAGTCACCTCCGTGATCGCAGTCTTTGCCGGGCAGCATCTGGTCACGCGGGCCGGCTTTCGTCGCGTGGCGAGCGGGGGCCTGGTCTTGTTGGCCATCGCCTGTGTGCTGCTCAGCAGCCTCACCCCTGACGGCACCGTGGTGAAGAACCTGCTGGCTGGACTTCTCGTCTTCGGTGCTGGGATGGGTGCCGCGTTCGTTGCCGGCCAGATCGCCGCGTTGACCGGTGTTGCGCAGGAGCACGCGGGGCTGGCGGCGGGGGTGGAGGAGACGTCCTTCGCCGTCGGCACGACGGTAGGTGCGGCACTGGCCTCGGCGATTGCGATCGGCTACGCCACCCGAGGAAACGTCGCTACGCCGTCAGTTGCCGAGTTGACCGAGGGGTTCGGGGCCGCTCTCTTGGCGCTGGCCGCCATCGCTGCCCTCGGGGCAGTACTCGCAGTGGTCCTGTTGCGCCATGTCCCTCAAGAGCAGGCCATCAGGTCATGA
- a CDS encoding VOC family protein: MVDDAPAHHVPTHDAPARVRQLRLVVEAEDFDAAVTFYRDVLGLPERAAFEGEGDARVAILDAGMATLELANPAQVKMIDAVEAEGRPSARIRIAFEVDDSAASTMELVDAGAELIAEPRETPWRSLNSRLHAPADLEVTLFQELGES; encoded by the coding sequence ATGGTAGACGACGCACCCGCTCACCACGTCCCCACCCATGACGCTCCCGCCCGCGTGAGGCAGCTCCGCCTCGTCGTCGAGGCCGAGGACTTCGACGCAGCCGTGACCTTCTACCGGGACGTGCTCGGCCTGCCCGAGCGGGCAGCCTTCGAAGGCGAAGGAGACGCCCGAGTGGCGATCCTCGACGCCGGTATGGCGACACTGGAGTTGGCGAACCCGGCCCAGGTGAAGATGATCGACGCGGTCGAGGCGGAGGGCCGGCCCAGCGCCCGCATCCGTATCGCTTTCGAGGTCGACGACAGTGCGGCATCAACCATGGAACTCGTCGATGCGGGCGCCGAGCTCATCGCCGAGCCGCGCGAGACCCCATGGCGATCACTCAACTCGCGTCTGCATGCGCCTGCGGACCTGGAAGTCACGCTGTTCCAGGAGCTGGGAGAGAGCTGA
- a CDS encoding ATP-binding cassette domain-containing protein, with amino-acid sequence MIEVAALTKCYGTTRAVDELSFTAQSGTVTGFLGPNGAGKSTTMRIIVGLERATSGAATIDGQRYADLAAPLHAVGVMLDARSVHPGRTAFRHLLAQARTHGISRSRVDEVIAMTGLESVAGRRAGTFSLGMGQRLGIAGALLGDPHTLILDEPVNGLDPDGVLWVRRLVRDLAAQGRTVLLSSHLMHELALCADRVVIIGKGRLLADASVQEIVDRSERAGTVRVRTAEPEVLARALLELGADVAPQAPGVLEVRGMSVDQVGGAARRHGATVLELATEGGTLEDAYLQLTADAVQYRGRSAEDSTALPATGGAR; translated from the coding sequence ATGATCGAGGTGGCGGCACTGACGAAGTGCTACGGGACCACCAGGGCCGTGGATGAGCTGAGCTTCACGGCACAGTCGGGGACCGTGACCGGATTCCTCGGTCCGAATGGCGCCGGCAAGTCGACCACGATGCGGATCATCGTGGGACTCGAACGCGCAACGTCGGGCGCTGCGACGATCGACGGCCAGCGGTACGCCGATCTGGCCGCTCCTCTACACGCCGTCGGTGTCATGCTCGACGCCCGCTCCGTGCATCCAGGGCGCACAGCCTTTCGCCACCTGCTGGCGCAGGCCCGGACCCACGGCATCTCCCGCTCGCGCGTGGACGAGGTGATCGCGATGACCGGTCTGGAGTCCGTCGCGGGCCGCAGGGCGGGGACGTTCTCGCTCGGTATGGGCCAGCGGCTCGGGATCGCCGGTGCGCTCCTTGGTGATCCGCACACACTGATCCTCGACGAACCGGTCAATGGCCTCGACCCCGATGGCGTCCTGTGGGTGCGCAGGCTCGTCCGTGACCTTGCGGCGCAGGGCCGGACCGTACTTCTCTCCTCCCACCTCATGCACGAGCTGGCACTGTGCGCCGACCGGGTGGTGATCATCGGCAAGGGTCGTCTGCTCGCCGACGCCTCGGTCCAGGAGATCGTTGACCGTTCCGAGCGTGCGGGTACGGTCCGGGTCCGCACGGCAGAGCCCGAGGTCCTTGCCCGCGCGCTGCTTGAACTCGGTGCAGACGTGGCGCCCCAGGCTCCCGGGGTGCTCGAGGTGCGCGGGATGTCGGTCGATCAGGTCGGGGGCGCGGCGCGCCGGCATGGCGCCACGGTTCTCGAGCTGGCCACCGAGGGCGGGACGCTCGAGGATGCCTACCTGCAGCTGACGGCCGATGCGGTGCAGTACCGGGGCCGCAGTGCCGAGGACTCGACCGCCCTGCCGGCCACGGGAGGTGCCCGGTGA
- a CDS encoding ABC transporter permease subunit yields the protein MTSTPRHRSVPRRSRWPISASARARPGVTFARVLAAEWTKLLSLRSTVWTAVGTIVAAALLAYALGLFVRPGDAQSGASLIVSGYLLAQLGTLVLGVQVGTGEYSTGTFKATFTAIPRRVPVLVAQVVVTIIAALGTAAAALVASFLVTIGLRAGHGLTVDLTDGETVRLMSGFAVYLTGVALVGLGIGALLRRPSAALVSGVMVLIVIDHLLAVNPGLITDTVRALLPGSGARLLIDDAGLTALDATSLGPHLSAWGGGAVLGAWVLALLVAGGYRLRRHDLT from the coding sequence GTGACCAGTACCCCCCGGCACCGATCGGTGCCCAGGCGCTCCAGGTGGCCGATCTCTGCCTCAGCCCGCGCGCGGCCTGGCGTCACGTTCGCCCGGGTTCTCGCGGCAGAGTGGACCAAACTGCTCAGCCTGCGTTCGACTGTGTGGACCGCAGTGGGCACGATCGTCGCGGCGGCCTTGCTCGCGTACGCATTGGGTCTGTTCGTCCGACCCGGCGACGCGCAGTCCGGGGCGTCGCTGATCGTCTCCGGCTACCTGCTCGCCCAGCTCGGCACTCTGGTCCTCGGCGTTCAGGTGGGAACGGGTGAGTACAGCACGGGCACGTTCAAGGCCACGTTCACCGCCATCCCGCGGCGCGTGCCCGTGCTCGTGGCGCAGGTGGTCGTTACGATCATTGCCGCGCTCGGGACGGCGGCTGCTGCGCTCGTCGCGTCGTTCCTGGTCACCATCGGTCTGCGGGCTGGCCACGGGCTCACGGTCGACCTCACCGATGGTGAGACCGTCCGCCTGATGTCCGGATTCGCGGTCTACCTGACGGGTGTCGCGCTGGTCGGGCTCGGAATCGGGGCACTGCTGCGCCGTCCCAGCGCCGCGCTCGTTTCGGGGGTGATGGTGCTCATCGTGATCGACCACCTGCTCGCAGTGAACCCCGGGCTGATCACCGACACGGTCCGCGCGCTCCTGCCGGGCTCTGGGGCGCGGCTGCTCATCGATGACGCCGGACTCACCGCCCTGGACGCGACGAGCCTAGGACCGCACCTTAGTGCGTGGGGCGGGGGAGCCGTTCTCGGTGCCTGGGTTCTCGCGCTCCTTGTGGCCGGAGGGTACCGGCTGCGACGCCATGACCTCACGTGA
- a CDS encoding sigma-70 family RNA polymerase sigma factor, producing the protein MTVRVVEDDFEERAGPYRAELLAHSYRMLASIDDAEDAVQETYVRAWRGYHRFEGRSSIRTWLYRIATNTCLRSLEHRSRRVLPTGLGGPGQDPAALLTESPELTWLEPLSDSMLGAGTGGAEDPLATVAQRQSVRLAFIAALQRLTPRQRAVFILREVLTFSAAEVADMLEVSPVAVNSLMQRARAHFDRAPLLESDVIEPDAPEQRELLDRYVTAMHANDVEALVSTLTEDAVWEMPPYPDWFHGARTIGQMIAAQSPAQRPGDHLLVPTSANGQPAFGLYLPDHDGVHRPFNLQVLTLTQEGISRVVAFFDQRLFAPFGLVDTAAHGERGEGESPPVSRSRERPHGGSIRYAEEVRRQ; encoded by the coding sequence ATGACTGTGCGAGTTGTTGAGGATGACTTCGAGGAGCGGGCCGGACCTTATCGGGCTGAGCTACTTGCCCACAGCTATCGGATGTTGGCCTCGATCGACGATGCCGAGGATGCGGTTCAGGAGACCTATGTGCGCGCCTGGCGCGGTTATCACCGTTTCGAAGGACGCTCATCGATCCGCACCTGGCTGTATCGGATTGCCACCAATACGTGCCTGCGGTCACTGGAACACCGCAGCCGCCGAGTGCTGCCCACCGGTCTAGGTGGTCCGGGCCAGGATCCTGCGGCGCTACTGACCGAATCGCCGGAACTCACCTGGTTGGAGCCTCTCTCCGACAGCATGCTCGGTGCCGGTACCGGCGGCGCAGAGGATCCACTCGCCACTGTGGCTCAGCGCCAGAGCGTCAGGTTGGCGTTCATCGCTGCCCTGCAGCGCCTTACTCCCCGCCAGCGCGCCGTGTTCATCTTGCGAGAGGTGCTGACCTTCAGTGCGGCCGAAGTTGCTGACATGTTGGAGGTGAGCCCAGTCGCGGTGAACAGCCTGATGCAGCGGGCCCGTGCACATTTCGATCGGGCACCACTGCTCGAGAGCGACGTGATCGAACCAGACGCTCCTGAACAGCGGGAGCTGCTCGATCGCTATGTCACCGCAATGCACGCCAACGACGTCGAAGCGCTCGTCTCGACCCTGACCGAGGATGCCGTCTGGGAAATGCCGCCTTATCCGGACTGGTTCCACGGCGCGCGCACGATCGGGCAGATGATCGCCGCACAGAGTCCCGCGCAGCGGCCTGGTGATCACCTGCTCGTGCCCACCTCGGCCAACGGGCAGCCCGCCTTCGGGTTGTATCTACCCGACCACGACGGCGTGCACCGGCCCTTCAACCTGCAAGTGCTCACCCTGACTCAGGAGGGAATCTCCCGCGTCGTCGCCTTCTTCGATCAGCGTCTCTTCGCCCCTTTCGGTCTCGTGGATACAGCAGCTCACGGTGAGCGTGGGGAAGGGGAAAGTCCGCCGGTTTCGCGCTCACGTGAGCGCCCCCACGGTGGCTCGATCAGGTATGCAGAGGAGGTGCGGCGTCAATGA